One genomic segment of Mytilus galloprovincialis chromosome 5, xbMytGall1.hap1.1, whole genome shotgun sequence includes these proteins:
- the LOC143076048 gene encoding tectonic-like complex member MKS1: MADLYEPDFGAAYYRSKDPVKNLKFNVQLDRVTSSNIVPSSEPEEQNGDTQSMPNDIQKDSEQVVIVWQEKIFSQREIETYRVDNNFDGLERKYHEEVTAILSRGTTPNNRIFTYVDHDNFSQSDENVFYMTNSPSETPTVLAEKMAHLRRRRVGGGKQTRQRNTGFVPKVNIVDSQPSDDLRNRNHIMEAPSQVMYIMADLSPRERPATPDEEVILGIVALDCNGVLCMRPDFNRGRKPYVVETSSFGKEVFEYMIEHASKVMNRQEQDKEMKMYREVYNRHKDFLQACVGDEFEMPAPDVLRLLVYGEIESAKNFEFDDLYCHFFVDLPKFWTAEKHQQLSWVTQTCSTKVEGRDDVAKFSFPFSFELFYKNDSVNEDEQDEVPHFPLIMLEVLSLDSFKRFRTEGYTYVTVPNAPGSKKITSHCWRPIGMSVASELRRYFVGGSPELEDQTYTAIPSTFQGSHLSKYGFRTETTGEVTVNLNVMMQARAFMEKKSQKRSLGSLLDNLGVNAVQANIASVLEAFKKARQRMMQARENAEKELTKTTGRSVESVA, translated from the exons TGTTCAGCTGGACAGAGTCACATCATCAAACATAGTACCATCATCTGAACCAGAAGAGCAAAATGGTGACACCCAAAGTATGCCAAATGATATACAGAAAGATTCtgaacaagttgtcattgtttgGCAAGAAAAAATATTCAGTcag AGAGAAATTGAAACGTACCGAGTAGACAATAACTTTGATGGTTTAGAAAGGAAATACCATGAAGAAGTCACTGCTATTTT atcaaGAGGGACAACACCAAACAACAGAATATTTACATATGTGGACCATGATAATTTCTCTCAATCTGACGAG AATGTATTTTACATGACCAATTCACCATCAGAAACACCAACAGTTTTAGCAGAGAAAATGGCACATCTACGACGACGGAGAGTTGGTGGTGGTAAACAAACTAGACAAAG AAATACAGGATTTGTACCAAAAGTAAATATTGTTGACTCACAGCCTTCTGATGATCTACGCAACAGAAATCACATCATGGAGGCCCCATCGCAAGTCATGTATATCATGGCGGACCTTAGTCCTAGGGAGAG ACCTGCCACACCAGACGAGGAAGTGATATTAGGTATTGTTGCCTTGGACTGTAATGGGGTGCTATGTATGAGGCCAGATTTTAATAGAGGCAGGAAACCTTATGTTGTAGAAACATCAAGCTTTGGTAAAG agGTGTTTGAATATATGATAGAACATGCATCTAAAGTTATGAACAG ACAAGAACAAGACAAAGAAATGAAAATGTACAGAGAAGTGTATAACAGACACAAAGATTTCTTACAAGCCTGTGTTGGAGATGAGTTTGAAATG CCAGCCCCAGATGTACTGCGATTATTAGTATATGGAGAAATAG AGTCTGCCAAAAATTTTGAGTTTGATGATCTCTACTGCCATTTCTTCGTTGATCTTCCAAAAT TTTGGACAGCTGAGAAACATCAACAATTATCCTGGGTCACACAGACGTGTTCTACTAAAGTGGAAGGAAGG GATGACGTTGCCAAATTCAGTTTCCCGTTCAGTTTTGAACTGTTCTACAAAAATGACTCAGTGAATGAAGATGAACAAG ATGAGGTTCCACATTTCCCATTAATTATGTTGGAAGTTCTGTCGTTAGACTCATTTAAGAGATTCAGAACAGAAGGTTACACATATGTAACTGTTCCTAATGCACCAG GAAGTAAGAAAATAACATCCCATTGTTGGCGACCTATTGGTATGTCTGTAGCCTCAGAATTACGGAGATATTTTGTTGGAGGATCACCAGAATTAGAAGATCAGACATACACAGCTATACCATCAACATTtcag GGAAGCCATTTAAGTAAATATGGATTCCGTACAGAAACAACAGGCGAAGTCACAGTCAACCTCAATGTTATGATGCAGGCCAG agcaTTTATGGAAAAGAAGTCCCAGAAACGATCACTAGGATCATTGTTAGATAACTTAGG CGTAAATGCTGTTCAAGCCAATATTGCCTCAGTGTTAG aagCATTCAAGAAAGCAAGACAGAGAATGATGCAGGCAAGAGAAAATGCAGAAAAAGAACTGACAAAAACA ACTGGAAGATCTGTAGAGTCTGTGGcttag